The Penaeus vannamei isolate JL-2024 chromosome 39, ASM4276789v1, whole genome shotgun sequence genome window below encodes:
- the LOC138859993 gene encoding pro-resilin-like, translated as MNAKVLILLGLAAFAAADSFESYEYRPPSRSSEESYESGEAKYDFNWAVDHDPSSNEFGHQEARAGDHTQGSYYVQLPDGRLQTVKYFVDGDSGYVAEVNYEGEASFESGSDESREYRYRYDSNESK; from the exons ATGAACGCCAAG GTCCTCATCCTCCTCGGTCTGGCAGCCTTTGCCGCTGCAGACAGCTTTGAGTCCTACGAATACAGGCCTCCAAGT AGGTCTTCTGAGGAATCGTACGAGTCCGGTgaggccaagtacgacttcaactgggCTGTCGATCACGACCCTTCAAGCAACGAGTTCGGACACCAGGAGGCCCGCGCCGGCGAccacactcagggatcctactacgtgcagctccccgacggccgcttgcagaccgtcaagtacttcgtggacggcgactccggctacgtggctgaggtcaactacgagggcgaggcttcCTTCGAATCTGGTTCCGACGAATCTCGggaatacagatacagatacgacTCCAACGAGTCCAAGTGA
- the LOC113809539 gene encoding pro-resilin isoform X3 → MNTKVLILLGLAAFAAADSFESYEYRPPSRSSEESYESGEAKYDFNWAVDHDPSSNEFGHQEARDGDHTQGSYYVQLPDGRLQTVKYFVDGDSGYVAEVNYEGEASFESGSDESREYRYRYDSNESK, encoded by the exons ATGAACACCAAG GTCCTCATCCTCCTCGGTTTGGCAGCCTTTGCCGCTGCAGACAGCTTTGAATCCTACGAATACAGGCCACCAAGT CGGTCTTCTGAGGAATCGTACGAGTCCGGTgaggccaagtacgacttcaactgggCTGTCGATCACGACCCTTCAAGCAACGAGTTCGGACACCAGGAGGCCCGCGACGGCGAccacactcagggatcctactacgtgcagctccccgacggccgcctgcagaccgtcaagtacttcgtggacggcgactccggctacgtggctgaggtcaactacgagggcgaggcttcCTTCGAATCTGGTTCCGACGAATCTCGggaatacagatacagatacgacTCCAACGAGTCCAAGTGA
- the LOC138859922 gene encoding pro-resilin-like, which translates to MNTKVFILLGLAAIAAADSFESFEYRPPRRDSHSFESYESGEAKYDFNWAVDHDPSSNEFGHQEARDGDHTQGSYYVQLPDGRLQTVKYFVDGDSGYVAEVNYEGDASFESGSDESREYRYRYDSNESK; encoded by the exons ATGAACACCAAG GTCTTCATCCTCCTCGGTCTCGCAGCCATTGCTGCTGCAGACAGCTTTGAATCCTTCGAATACAGGCCACCACGT AGGGACTCTCATTCCTTCGAGTCCTACGAGTCCGGTgaggccaagtacgacttcaactgggCTGTCGATCACGACCCTTCAAGCAACGAGTTCGGACACCAGGAGGCCCGCGACGGCGACCACacccagggatcctactacgtgcagctccccgacggccgcctgcagaccgtcaagtacttcgtggacggcgactccggctacgtggctgaggtcaactaCGAGGGCGATGCTTCCTTCGAATCTGGTTCCGACGAATCTCGggaatacagatacagatacgacTCCAACGAGTCCAAATAA
- the LOC113809539 gene encoding pro-resilin isoform X1: MNTKVFILLGLAAIAAADSFESFEYRPPRRDSHSFESYESGEAKYDFNWAVDHDPSSNEFGHQEARDGDHTQGSYYVQLPDGRLQTVKYFVDGDSGYVAEVNYEGEASFESGSDESREYRYRYDSNESK, encoded by the exons ATGAACACCAAG GTCTTCATCCTCCTCGGTCTCGCAGCCATTGCTGCTGCAGACAGCTTCGAATCCTTCGAATACAGGCCACCACGT AGGGACTCTCATTCCTTCGAGTCCTACGAGTCCGGTgaggccaagtacgacttcaactgggCTGTCGATCACGACCCTTCAAGCAACGAGTTCGGACACCAGGAGGCCCGCGACGGCGAccacactcagggatcctactacgtgcagctccccgacggccgcctgcagaccgtcaagtacttcgtggacggcgactccggctacgtggctgaggtcaactacgagggcgaggcttcCTTCGAATCTGGTTCCGACGAATCTCGggaatacagatacagatacgacTCCAACGAGTCCAAGTAA
- the LOC138859976 gene encoding pro-resilin-like, translated as MNTKILILLGLAAFAAADSFESYEYRPPSRSSEESYESGEAKYDFNWAVDHDPSSNEFGHQEARDGDHTQGSYYVQLPDGRLQTVKYFVDGDSGYVAEVNYEGEASFESGSDESREYRYRYDSNESK; from the exons ATGAACACCAAG atcctcatcctcctcggttTGGCAGCCTTTGCCGCTGCAGACAGCTTTGAATCCTACGAATACAGGCCACCAAGT CGGTCTTCTGAGGAATCGTACGAGTCTGGTgaggccaagtacgacttcaactgggCTGTCGATCACGACCCTTCAAGCAACGAGTTCGGACACCAGGAGGCCCGCGACGGCGAccacactcagggatcctactacgtgcagctccccgacggccgcctgcagaccgtcaagtacttcgtggacggcgactccggctacgtggctgaggtcaactacgagggcgaggcttcCTTCGAATCTGGTTCCGACGAATCTCGggaatacagatacagatacgacTCCAACGAGTCCAAGTGA
- the LOC138859923 gene encoding pro-resilin-like, translating to MNTKVFILLGLAAIAAAGSFESFEYRPPSRDSHSFESYESGEAKYDFNWAVDHDPSSNEFGHQEARDGDHTQGSYYVQLPDGRLQTVKYFVDGDSGYVAEVNYEGDASFESGSDESREYRYRYDSNESK from the exons ATGAACACCAAG gTCTTCATCCTCCTCGGTCTCGCAGCCATTGCTGCTGCAGGCAGCTTCGAATCTTTCGAGTACAGGCCACCAAGT AGGGACTCTCATTCCTTCGAGTCCTACGAGTCCGGTgaggccaagtacgacttcaactgggCTGTCGATCACGACCCTTCAAGCAACGAGTTCGGACACCAGGAGGCCCGCGACGGCGAccacactcagggatcctactacgtgcagctccccgacggccgcctgcagaccgtcaagtacttcgtggacggcgactccggctacgtggctgaggtcaactaCGAGGGCGATGCCTCCTTCGAATCTGGTTCCGACGAATCTCGggaatacagatacagatacgacTCCAACGAGTCCAAGTAA
- the LOC113809540 gene encoding pro-resilin, whose protein sequence is MNAKVLILLGLAAFAAADSFESYEYRPPSRSSEESYESGEAKYDFNWAVDHDPSSNEFGHQEARDGDHTQGSYYVQLPDGRLQTVKYFVDGDSGYVAEVNYEGEASFESGSDESREYRYRYDSNESK, encoded by the exons ATGAACGCCAAG GTCCTCATCCTCCTCGGTCTGGCAGCCTTTGCCGCTGCAGACAGCTTTGAGTCCTACGAATACAGGCCTCCAAGC CGGTCTTCTGAGGAATCGTACGAGTCCGGTgaggccaagtacgacttcaactgggCTGTCGATCACGACCCTTCAAGCAACGAGTTCGGACACCAGGAGGCCCGCGACGGCGAccacactcagggatcctactacgtgcagctccccgacggccgcctgcagaccgtcaagtacttcgtggacggcgactccggctacgtggctgaggtcaactacgagggcgaggcttcCTTCGAATCTGGTTCCGACGAATCTCGggaatacagatacagatacgacTCCAACGAGTCCAAGTGA